From the Nocardiopsis changdeensis genome, one window contains:
- a CDS encoding SDR family NAD(P)-dependent oxidoreductase, with protein MDLNGISALVSGGASGLGEATARELASAGATVVIADLNAERGEAIAKEIGGVFVATDVSDEEQVKAAVQAAVDTGAPFRVAVSCAGIGWATRTVDKFGNPHDLASYQKVIQVNLIGTFNVLRLSAAEIAKTEPVNEDGERGSIVNTASLAGIEGQIGQIAYSSSKGGVIGMTLPAARDLAAVGVTVNTIAPGILETPIYGEGEASEQFKQRLAAPVPFPKRLGTAAEFAKLARTLLEVSYINGEVVRIDGALRMPPK; from the coding sequence ATGGATCTGAACGGAATCTCCGCCCTCGTCTCGGGCGGCGCCAGTGGCCTCGGTGAGGCCACCGCCAGGGAACTCGCCTCCGCCGGTGCCACCGTCGTCATCGCCGACCTCAACGCCGAACGCGGCGAGGCCATCGCCAAGGAGATCGGGGGCGTCTTCGTCGCGACCGACGTCTCCGACGAAGAGCAGGTCAAGGCGGCCGTCCAGGCCGCCGTCGACACCGGCGCCCCCTTCCGGGTCGCCGTCTCCTGCGCGGGCATCGGCTGGGCCACCCGCACCGTCGACAAGTTCGGCAACCCGCACGACCTGGCCAGCTACCAGAAGGTCATCCAGGTCAACCTCATCGGCACCTTCAACGTGCTGCGGCTGTCCGCGGCCGAGATCGCCAAGACCGAGCCGGTGAACGAGGACGGCGAGCGCGGCTCCATCGTCAACACCGCCTCCCTGGCCGGCATCGAGGGCCAGATCGGCCAGATCGCCTACTCCTCCTCCAAGGGCGGCGTCATCGGCATGACCCTGCCCGCGGCCCGCGACCTCGCGGCCGTCGGCGTCACGGTCAACACGATCGCCCCCGGCATCCTGGAGACGCCGATCTACGGCGAGGGCGAGGCGTCCGAGCAGTTCAAGCAGCGCCTGGCCGCGCCGGTGCCCTTCCCCAAGCGCCTGGGCACCGCCGCCGAGTTCGCCAAGCTGGCCCGCACCCTTCTCGAGGTCAGCTACATCAACGGCGAGGTCGTCCGCATCGACGGCGCCCTCCGCATGCCGCCGAAGTAG
- a CDS encoding acylneuraminate cytidylyltransferase — protein sequence MRVTAIIPARGGSKGIPLKNIEPVGGVPLIARAVRSCLAAEGVTETVVSTDHPAIAAAARAAGARVLERPADLGGDTVSSEAVLLQALDTLEAAGELPDVTVFVQCTSPFIDPADLDAAVARVTGDEADSVFSAVPTHAFLWARRPEGARGVNHIHTHRPRRQDREPHYRETGAFYVVDTAGFRSHGHRFFGRIDLCEVPELHAFEIDTPDDLRLARALAPVAAPETAPVDIDALVTDFDGVHTDDRVTVSQDGTEAVSVSRSDGMGVRLLREAGVRVHILSTEVNPVVRARADKLGVTVLHGLSDKRAALAAWLSEEGLDPSRVAYLGNDVNDLGCMSLVGWPVAVPDAHPDVLAAARLVLTRPGGSGAVRELCEHVLDFRARSAGHDSPTDESNEKDAT from the coding sequence TTGCGCGTCACCGCCATCATTCCCGCACGGGGCGGTTCCAAGGGAATTCCCCTCAAGAACATCGAACCCGTCGGCGGTGTCCCCCTCATCGCACGCGCCGTGCGCTCCTGCCTGGCGGCGGAGGGCGTCACCGAGACCGTCGTCTCCACCGACCACCCCGCGATCGCGGCCGCCGCCCGCGCCGCCGGAGCCCGCGTCCTGGAGCGCCCCGCCGACCTGGGCGGCGACACCGTCTCCTCCGAGGCCGTCCTCCTCCAGGCCCTGGACACCCTGGAGGCCGCCGGCGAACTGCCCGACGTGACCGTGTTCGTGCAGTGCACCAGCCCCTTTATCGACCCCGCCGACCTCGACGCCGCCGTCGCCCGCGTCACGGGGGACGAGGCCGACAGCGTCTTCTCCGCGGTGCCCACCCACGCCTTCCTGTGGGCCCGCCGCCCCGAGGGCGCCCGCGGGGTCAACCACATCCACACCCACCGGCCCCGCCGGCAGGACCGCGAACCCCACTACCGCGAGACCGGCGCGTTCTACGTCGTCGACACCGCCGGGTTCCGCTCCCACGGCCACCGGTTCTTCGGCCGCATCGACCTGTGCGAGGTCCCCGAACTGCACGCGTTCGAGATCGACACCCCCGACGACCTGCGCCTGGCCCGCGCCCTGGCCCCCGTCGCCGCGCCCGAGACCGCCCCCGTCGACATCGACGCCCTGGTCACCGACTTCGACGGCGTCCACACCGACGACCGCGTCACGGTCTCCCAGGACGGCACCGAAGCGGTCTCCGTCAGCCGCTCCGACGGCATGGGCGTGCGCCTCCTGCGCGAGGCGGGCGTACGGGTGCACATCCTGTCCACCGAGGTGAACCCGGTCGTGCGCGCCCGGGCCGACAAACTCGGGGTCACCGTCCTGCACGGCCTCTCCGACAAGCGGGCCGCCCTCGCCGCCTGGCTGTCCGAGGAGGGCCTGGACCCCTCGCGCGTCGCCTACCTCGGCAACGACGTCAACGACCTGGGCTGCATGTCCCTGGTCGGCTGGCCCGTCGCCGTCCCCGACGCGCACCCCGACGTGCTGGCCGCCGCACGCCTCGTCCTGACCCGCCCCGGCGGGTCCGGGGCCGTGCGCGAGCTGTGCGAGCACGTCCTGGACTTCCGCGCGCGGAGCGCGGGCCACGACTCCCCCACGGACGAATCGAACGAGAAGGATGCCACATGA
- a CDS encoding N-acetylneuraminate synthase family protein has protein sequence MSNGTATAPADLRAEIPALRIGRHMVGPGHPVYVIGEIGINHNGDLDIAKRLIDVAAESGCQAVKFQKRTPEICVPVEQRDKIRQTPWGEMTYMEYKHRVEFGEAEYTEIAKYCDVLGLDWFASPWDVPSVEFLEKFDVPVHKVASASITDHELLRALAATGKPVLLSTGMSTLDEIDAAVSILGARNLVIMHSTSTYPMPPEEGNLRTIETLRDRYRVPVAYSGHERGLQISVAAAALGAVAIERHITLDRTMWGSDHAASLEPTGLRNLVRDIRVVEQALGDGVKKVFPGEEEPRKRLRRTTV, from the coding sequence ATGAGCAACGGCACCGCCACCGCCCCCGCCGACCTCAGGGCCGAGATCCCCGCCCTGCGCATCGGCCGCCACATGGTGGGCCCGGGCCACCCGGTGTACGTCATCGGCGAGATCGGCATCAACCACAACGGCGACCTCGACATCGCCAAGAGGCTGATCGACGTCGCCGCCGAATCCGGCTGCCAGGCCGTCAAGTTCCAGAAGCGCACCCCCGAGATCTGCGTCCCCGTCGAGCAGCGGGACAAGATCCGGCAGACGCCCTGGGGCGAGATGACCTACATGGAGTACAAGCACCGCGTCGAGTTCGGCGAGGCCGAGTACACCGAGATCGCCAAGTACTGCGACGTCCTGGGCCTGGACTGGTTCGCCTCCCCGTGGGACGTGCCGTCCGTCGAGTTCCTGGAGAAGTTCGACGTCCCGGTGCACAAGGTGGCCTCCGCCTCCATCACCGACCACGAGCTGCTGCGCGCCCTGGCCGCCACCGGCAAGCCGGTCCTGCTGTCCACCGGCATGTCGACGCTGGACGAGATCGACGCCGCCGTGAGCATCCTGGGCGCCCGCAACCTCGTCATCATGCACTCCACCTCCACCTACCCCATGCCCCCGGAGGAAGGGAACCTGCGCACCATCGAGACCCTGCGCGACCGCTACCGCGTCCCCGTGGCCTACTCCGGCCACGAGCGCGGGCTCCAGATCTCCGTGGCCGCCGCCGCCCTGGGCGCCGTCGCCATCGAGCGGCACATCACCCTGGACCGCACCATGTGGGGCTCCGACCACGCCGCCTCCCTGGAGCCCACCGGCCTGCGCAACCTCGTCCGCGACATCCGCGTGGTCGAGCAGGCCCTGGGCGACGGCGTCAAGAAGGTCTTCCCGGGCGAGGAAGAGCCCCGCAAGCGCCTCCGCCGCACGACCGTCTGA